One part of the Saprospiraceae bacterium genome encodes these proteins:
- a CDS encoding ABC transporter permease, giving the protein MGLITGTIIKLKRLSFIRKICLAIIALNMVLALGANIIANDKPLYCNCDGHSLWPAWEDYLSWFYSDHQQHLTDYTHCTRVIMPLIPFHSTSIDPASSGYSAPLKKSSTVGATHWLGTDALGRDVLAGLIHGARFVWILGLLSTIIAAIPGIGLGMLIGYWQNKRLKWSVGQILILLIWWSLALYEAMVLSWHFDGVSFGLMMLSLLIVWSLTSKIFFRSFQIIGPKIFVPVDHVVMRGIDVFESFPKMFLLMGLMVVMTRPSVFMLSVMVAIIRWTLFVQVARAETLKERVANYVISAENINLPWWKILIKHIWPNIKSSLLVTAIFSFSAAILVEASLSFIGLGLRIEVVTWGSLLNAGRQYMPGWWLSLFPGLAIFSLLLSLNWLFIDRSKLAGQYEKS; this is encoded by the coding sequence ATGGGCTTGATCACCGGTACGATAATAAAACTAAAGCGATTATCATTCATTAGAAAGATATGCCTGGCGATCATAGCATTGAATATGGTCCTGGCATTGGGCGCCAATATCATAGCCAATGATAAGCCACTTTATTGTAATTGTGATGGTCATTCGCTATGGCCTGCCTGGGAAGATTATCTTTCCTGGTTTTACTCAGATCATCAACAGCACTTGACAGACTATACTCATTGCACGCGGGTGATTATGCCATTGATTCCTTTTCACTCGACTTCAATTGATCCTGCCAGTAGCGGATATTCTGCACCCTTAAAAAAAAGTAGTACAGTAGGAGCTACTCATTGGTTAGGGACGGACGCACTGGGTCGAGATGTGTTGGCGGGACTGATACACGGTGCCAGGTTTGTATGGATCCTTGGGTTGCTATCCACTATTATAGCCGCGATACCTGGCATAGGCCTTGGCATGTTGATCGGATATTGGCAGAATAAGAGATTAAAGTGGTCTGTGGGTCAAATATTAATTCTATTGATTTGGTGGTCACTTGCACTGTATGAAGCCATGGTGCTCAGTTGGCATTTTGATGGGGTGTCCTTCGGTTTGATGATGTTGTCATTGTTGATTGTTTGGTCATTGACGAGTAAAATATTTTTTAGAAGTTTTCAAATTATAGGTCCTAAAATATTTGTGCCTGTAGACCATGTAGTGATGCGTGGCATAGATGTATTTGAATCATTTCCAAAAATGTTTTTGTTAATGGGTTTGATGGTGGTGATGACCCGACCTTCTGTATTCATGTTATCTGTAATGGTGGCGATCATTCGATGGACTTTATTTGTACAGGTGGCCAGAGCTGAAACTTTAAAAGAGCGTGTGGCCAATTATGTCATCTCTGCAGAAAATATCAACCTACCCTGGTGGAAAATATTGATTAAGCATATTTGGCCTAATATTAAAAGTTCGCTGTTGGTGACTGCCATATTTTCATTCAGTGCTGCGATATTGGTAGAGGCCTCTCTTTCTTTTATTGGACTGGGACTTAGGATAGAGGTGGTGACATGGGGGAGTCTGCTCAATGCAGGCAGACAATATATGCCCGGGTGGTGGTTGTCCTTGTTCCCTGGTCTTGCTATTTTCTCATTGCTGTTGTCACTCAACTGGTTATTTATCGATAGATCAAAATTGGCTGGTCAATATGAAAAAAGCTGA
- a CDS encoding G-D-S-L family lipolytic protein, with the protein MQNLFFKASVSWRILVLVLAFFLLNLSYSALAQRPFQNEIDQFKKQDQVSPPIAGQILLVGSSSFRRWTNVQGRFPGYPILNRGFGGSTLPDVIGFAQDIIIPYHPKQVAIYCGENDLAADSTINGKTIFKRFRTLSKIIRSGLPGCPILFVAVKPSPSRARVLDKVIDANARISRYCRNHKNYAFADVFTPMLGPDHKPMEDLFVGDMLHMNEKGYDIWTRVIQPYLLK; encoded by the coding sequence ATGCAAAACTTATTTTTCAAGGCTTCGGTAAGTTGGAGAATTTTGGTCCTGGTACTGGCCTTCTTTTTATTGAATTTGTCTTATTCGGCCCTAGCCCAGCGACCCTTTCAAAACGAGATAGATCAGTTTAAAAAACAGGACCAGGTATCACCTCCGATTGCGGGACAGATTTTATTGGTGGGTAGTTCTTCCTTTAGACGGTGGACCAATGTGCAGGGTCGATTTCCCGGATATCCTATTCTCAATCGTGGTTTCGGTGGTTCTACCTTACCGGATGTAATAGGTTTTGCTCAAGACATTATCATCCCATATCATCCCAAACAAGTAGCCATCTATTGTGGTGAAAATGATCTTGCTGCCGATAGTACGATCAATGGCAAAACTATATTTAAACGATTCAGGACACTGTCCAAAATTATCAGGAGTGGTTTGCCTGGTTGTCCGATATTATTTGTGGCAGTCAAGCCCAGCCCTTCCCGTGCTCGTGTGTTGGATAAAGTGATCGATGCCAACGCTCGTATCTCTCGTTATTGCCGAAACCATAAAAATTATGCTTTTGCTGATGTATTCACACCAATGTTGGGACCTGACCACAAACCTATGGAAGATTTGTTCGTAGGGGATATGCTGCATATGAATGAAAAGGGATATGATATCTGGACGCGGGTGATTCAACCATATTTGCTTAAGTAA
- a CDS encoding transketolase family protein — MINVNNLTVSGKKATRDGFGAGLLEVGRTNSDVLALTADLLGSLKMDDFKKEFPERFFQMGIAEANMMGVAAGMATVGKIPYTGTFANFSTGRVYDQIRQSIAYSHKNVKICASHAGLTLGEDGATHQILEDIGMMRMLPGMSVVVPCDAHQTKLATIAIADHYGPVYLRFGRPAWPVFTENIPFELGKAQILNEGSDLTIIATGHLVWFGVEAVKLLAAEGISCDLINVHTIKPLDTETILNSVSKTRCVVTAEEHQIYGGLGDMIAGLLSRNEPAPQEYVAVNDSFGESGKPDELLTKYGLSIDSIVRSAHRVLKRK, encoded by the coding sequence ATGATCAATGTAAATAATCTCACCGTATCAGGTAAAAAAGCCACAAGGGATGGATTTGGAGCAGGGCTGCTCGAAGTAGGTCGTACCAACAGTGATGTGCTGGCACTTACTGCTGATCTGTTAGGATCTTTGAAAATGGATGACTTCAAAAAAGAATTTCCTGAGCGTTTTTTTCAAATGGGTATCGCTGAAGCCAATATGATGGGGGTCGCCGCAGGCATGGCTACGGTTGGTAAAATTCCTTATACAGGCACTTTCGCCAATTTTTCTACAGGAAGAGTCTATGATCAGATCAGGCAATCCATAGCCTACTCCCATAAAAATGTCAAAATATGTGCTTCGCATGCCGGGCTCACACTTGGTGAAGACGGTGCTACTCACCAGATCCTCGAGGATATAGGCATGATGCGCATGCTTCCGGGTATGTCTGTAGTCGTACCCTGTGATGCACACCAGACTAAACTGGCTACCATTGCTATAGCCGATCATTACGGGCCGGTCTATTTACGGTTTGGACGACCTGCCTGGCCGGTTTTTACAGAGAATATTCCATTTGAATTGGGTAAAGCCCAGATATTAAATGAAGGATCAGATCTCACGATCATTGCTACCGGTCATCTCGTATGGTTTGGAGTAGAGGCAGTAAAACTGCTTGCTGCCGAAGGGATATCCTGTGATCTGATCAATGTCCATACCATCAAACCACTCGATACGGAGACCATCCTCAACAGTGTCAGTAAGACCCGGTGTGTGGTCACCGCCGAAGAGCATCAGATCTATGGAGGACTCGGAGATATGATCGCTGGTCTGTTATCCCGCAATGAGCCTGCTCCGCAGGAATACGTAGCTGTCAATGATAGCTTTGGTGAAAGTGGAAAACCTGACGAACTCCTGACCAAGTACGGTTTGAGTATAGACAGCATCGTACGGTCTGCCCATAGAGTTTTGAAACGAAAATAG
- a CDS encoding transketolase — protein MKKDLDSLKAMASQVRRDIVRMVYYCQSGHPGGSLGCTDFLVALYGEHLKFKLPFDMKGRGEDLFFLSNGHISPVWYSVLAHSGFFPKEELTTFRKLNTRLQGHPTTHEGLPGVRVASGSLGQGLSVGLGAAMAKKLDGDEGIVHVLTGDGELDEGQNWEAILSAAHHKVDNLIATVDWNGQQIDGPTEKVMNLGDLPAKWTAFGWEVIICENGNDLQDISDTLSAAKSKLHRGVPIVILMKTNMGYGVDFMMNSHKWHGVAPNEEQCKAALAQLPETLGDFPFNPDYKYN, from the coding sequence ATGAAAAAGGACCTTGATTCTTTGAAAGCAATGGCTTCGCAGGTGAGAAGAGACATCGTGCGCATGGTTTACTATTGCCAAAGTGGTCATCCGGGTGGATCCCTGGGATGTACTGATTTTTTAGTTGCTTTATATGGCGAACATTTAAAGTTTAAGCTTCCATTCGATATGAAAGGCAGGGGGGAAGATCTTTTTTTTCTTTCCAATGGACATATTTCTCCGGTATGGTACAGTGTACTTGCTCATAGTGGGTTTTTTCCAAAAGAAGAGTTGACCACTTTTAGAAAACTAAATACCAGGCTCCAGGGTCATCCTACTACCCATGAGGGATTGCCAGGCGTGAGAGTGGCATCCGGCTCTTTGGGCCAGGGTCTTTCTGTTGGCTTAGGAGCAGCCATGGCTAAAAAATTAGATGGGGATGAAGGCATCGTCCATGTACTGACAGGCGATGGCGAATTGGATGAAGGCCAAAACTGGGAAGCTATCTTGAGCGCAGCCCATCATAAAGTGGATAATTTGATCGCCACGGTTGATTGGAATGGCCAGCAAATAGACGGCCCGACCGAAAAAGTCATGAATTTGGGTGATCTGCCTGCAAAATGGACTGCTTTTGGCTGGGAAGTGATCATATGTGAAAACGGCAATGACCTGCAGGATATATCTGACACGCTGTCTGCTGCCAAATCAAAACTCCACCGGGGTGTGCCAATCGTTATTCTGATGAAAACCAATATGGGGTATGGTGTTGATTTTATGATGAATAGTCATAAATGGCATGGGGTAGCCCCCAATGAAGAGCAGTGTAAAGCAGCTCTGGCTCAGCTTCCGGAAACCCTTGGAGATTTTCCTTTTAACCCAGATTACAAATACAATTAA
- a CDS encoding HU family DNA-binding protein: MNKTDLIELIAKGASISKVKAESAINITLESMRKSLKRGEKVQLMGFGTFSVTKRAARTGRNPQTGKPIKIAARKVARFKPGKELIAAVK, translated from the coding sequence ATGAACAAAACTGATTTAATAGAACTAATAGCAAAAGGAGCATCCATCTCCAAAGTAAAAGCTGAATCTGCCATCAATATTACCCTCGAGTCAATGCGAAAATCGCTGAAACGGGGGGAAAAAGTACAATTAATGGGGTTTGGCACTTTTTCAGTGACCAAAAGAGCCGCTCGTACCGGTAGAAACCCCCAGACCGGTAAACCTATCAAAATCGCTGCCCGCAAAGTAGCAAGGTTTAAACCTGGCAAGGAATTGATCGCAGCAGTGAAATAA
- the aspS gene encoding aspartate--tRNA ligase, which translates to MYRTHNCGELRMSHLGQSVTLSGWVDASRDFGGMTFMDVRDRYGITQLVFNMDTDPALCDQARKLGREFVIQVTGEVRERSAKNPKRPTGDIEIEAKSLLVLNASKIPPFTITDDTDGGEDIRAKYRYLDIRRNAVQSKILFRSKLGLETRKYLSNQGFAEIETPFLIKSTPEGARDFVVPSRMNPGQFYALPQSPQTFKQILMVAGMDKYFQIVKCFRDEDLRADRQPEFTQIDCEMSFVHREDILNMFEGLTVNLFKVMLGLEMNAFPRMSYDDAMKFYGIDKPDLRFGMQIQELNDAAKGKGFNVFDSVPYIAALALEGKADAYSNKEIKELTEWVQRPQIGAKGLVQVKYNLDGTFKSSVDKFYSQEDLKTWAELVKAQPGDIIFILCGEQEKTRKQLGELRLELGRRHGLMQAGDFKPLWVLDFPLLEWDEDSARYFAMHHPFTSPKAADIEKMSSSDRTILGSIRADAYDLVINGTEIGGGSIRIHDRELQSKNFALLGFTPEKAQDQFGFLLNAFEYGAPPHGGIAFGFDRLCAVMQGQTSIRDYIAFPKNNMGRDMMIDAPSELDTAQLKELNLNVVKV; encoded by the coding sequence ATGTATAGGACGCATAATTGTGGAGAGTTGAGGATGTCACACCTTGGACAATCAGTGACTTTGAGCGGCTGGGTAGATGCCAGTCGGGATTTTGGCGGTATGACCTTTATGGATGTGCGAGACCGCTATGGGATCACCCAGTTGGTATTCAATATGGACACAGATCCTGCCTTGTGCGATCAGGCTAGAAAACTAGGCCGGGAATTTGTAATACAAGTCACCGGTGAGGTCAGAGAAAGGAGTGCCAAAAATCCAAAGCGTCCTACCGGCGATATAGAAATAGAGGCCAAATCACTGCTCGTACTCAATGCATCCAAGATACCTCCGTTTACCATCACCGATGACACGGACGGCGGCGAGGATATTCGCGCCAAATACCGATATCTCGATATCAGAAGGAATGCCGTACAATCAAAAATACTATTCAGATCCAAACTAGGCTTGGAGACACGTAAATATCTGTCCAACCAGGGTTTTGCCGAGATAGAGACTCCTTTCTTAATCAAAAGCACTCCGGAAGGTGCCCGGGACTTTGTAGTGCCTTCCAGGATGAATCCAGGCCAATTTTATGCCCTGCCTCAATCGCCTCAGACCTTCAAACAGATACTGATGGTGGCAGGGATGGACAAATACTTTCAGATCGTAAAATGTTTTAGGGATGAAGACCTGAGGGCAGATCGCCAGCCGGAGTTTACCCAGATCGACTGCGAGATGTCCTTTGTGCACAGAGAGGATATCCTCAATATGTTTGAAGGCTTGACGGTCAATCTGTTTAAGGTCATGCTAGGCCTGGAGATGAATGCCTTCCCCAGGATGAGTTATGACGACGCCATGAAATTTTATGGGATCGATAAGCCGGATCTGCGCTTCGGTATGCAGATCCAGGAGCTGAATGATGCAGCCAAAGGAAAAGGATTTAATGTGTTTGATAGTGTGCCTTATATCGCAGCCCTGGCGTTGGAAGGCAAAGCAGACGCCTACTCCAACAAGGAGATCAAAGAGCTCACCGAATGGGTCCAGCGGCCGCAGATCGGTGCCAAAGGACTGGTACAGGTCAAGTATAATTTGGATGGCACTTTTAAGTCCAGTGTTGATAAATTTTATAGCCAGGAAGACCTCAAAACCTGGGCAGAGCTGGTCAAAGCCCAACCAGGAGATATCATATTCATCCTTTGTGGCGAACAGGAAAAGACCCGCAAGCAACTGGGCGAATTGCGCCTGGAGCTTGGCCGGCGGCATGGCCTGATGCAAGCGGGTGATTTCAAACCATTGTGGGTATTGGACTTCCCGTTATTGGAGTGGGATGAGGATAGCGCCAGATATTTTGCTATGCACCACCCATTTACCTCCCCTAAAGCAGCCGATATCGAAAAAATGTCCAGCTCCGATCGAACTATATTGGGTAGTATCAGGGCTGACGCTTATGACCTCGTGATCAATGGCACGGAGATCGGTGGTGGTTCTATTCGTATTCATGATCGGGAATTACAATCTAAAAACTTTGCTCTGTTAGGATTCACACCTGAAAAAGCCCAGGACCAATTTGGATTTTTGTTGAATGCCTTTGAATATGGTGCTCCGCCGCATGGAGGTATCGCCTTCGGATTTGATAGGTTGTGTGCTGTCATGCAAGGCCAGACTTCGATCAGGGATTATATCGCCTTTCCAAAAAACAATATGGGTAGGGATATGATGATCGATGCCCCTTCAGAACTTGATACGGCACAGTTGAAGGAATTGAATCTAAATGTGGTTAAGGTGTAA
- a CDS encoding ABC transporter permease: protein MQLPPMTRWLLNRVLMIIPVLLIISILAFLLMRSMQTEINLLKADQLGRNGNIAKTRVADDNLPLFYFSILPSNYPDTIYKIRPKSTNQRAISFLRQGTKWEDLQKYLLLEKNLSRSENQSLQSLIWLINQSNDLHEIKSATQHVSDSLRNYPDFQSWVGQLDRCIAGSNKLQLYFPSIYWYGMENQYHRWISRILHGNLGNSIVDNRPAWTKIKEALSWTLSFNLISLLLIFLLAILAGEYLYKNVNNKKGRFLEALLLFFYSIPRFFFGIILIYLFASDTIFPALHIFPTPGFMNAPPEASIFQKWAGFGIYLVLPTIAMVIPSLAYISRLYLSRLLEEGTKPYAFWAWSRGVPPEHIIKKHLRKNAFMPILALIGMELPLLLGGSVVIEVLFNIPGMGRLMMQSILLQDWIVVFSILFLTGVLTVLGKLVTDIMIGSADKRIKWA, encoded by the coding sequence TGCTCAAAGCTGACCAGCTGGGACGAAATGGAAATATTGCTAAAACCAGAGTTGCTGATGATAACTTACCACTTTTTTATTTTTCAATTCTTCCATCCAATTATCCCGACACGATATATAAGATAAGGCCTAAAAGTACTAACCAAAGAGCCATCTCTTTTTTGCGACAAGGTACCAAATGGGAAGATCTACAGAAATATCTTTTACTGGAAAAAAATTTGAGTAGGTCTGAGAACCAATCTCTCCAATCTCTAATCTGGTTGATCAATCAGTCTAATGATTTGCATGAGATTAAGTCGGCCACCCAACATGTCTCTGACTCATTAAGAAACTATCCTGACTTTCAATCCTGGGTGGGCCAACTCGACCGTTGTATAGCAGGTAGCAATAAGCTTCAACTTTATTTTCCATCTATCTATTGGTATGGCATGGAGAATCAATACCACCGGTGGATCAGCAGGATCCTACATGGAAATCTTGGCAATTCTATTGTCGACAACAGACCAGCCTGGACCAAGATAAAAGAAGCTTTAAGCTGGACCTTGTCATTCAATTTAATCTCACTTCTCCTGATATTTTTATTGGCCATCCTGGCAGGAGAATATTTATACAAAAATGTAAACAATAAAAAAGGTAGGTTCCTTGAAGCATTATTGTTGTTTTTCTATAGCATCCCGAGGTTTTTCTTTGGTATCATATTGATCTACTTGTTTGCCAGTGATACTATTTTTCCTGCCTTGCATATATTCCCAACGCCAGGATTTATGAATGCACCACCGGAAGCTTCTATATTTCAGAAGTGGGCTGGTTTTGGGATTTATTTGGTATTACCGACCATCGCGATGGTCATTCCTTCACTAGCTTATATTAGTCGATTATACCTTTCCCGACTACTGGAAGAGGGCACCAAACCTTATGCTTTTTGGGCCTGGAGCAGAGGCGTCCCCCCTGAGCATATTATCAAGAAGCATTTAAGAAAAAATGCATTTATGCCCATCTTGGCTTTAATCGGAATGGAACTGCCTTTACTTTTAGGCGGATCTGTGGTCATTGAAGTATTGTTTAATATTCCTGGTATGGGGAGATTGATGATGCAATCTATTTTATTGCAGGATTGGATAGTCGTATTTAGTATTCTTTTTCTGACAGGGGTACTTACTGTGCTTGGAAAATTAGTGACAGATATCATGATTGGATCAGCGGATAAAAGAATAAAATGGGCTTGA